A stretch of Candidatus Sphingomonas phytovorans DNA encodes these proteins:
- a CDS encoding TonB-dependent receptor: MLSASLLALASVAQAETPARADADTPVASTAEDAEAPQDITVVARKKSENAQQVPIPITVIGAAELTRQNLVNFTNFQVKFPSFSVYLTNPKQLNLGIRGIGNNGFNTDGIDGSVGIFVDGVYTGRQGMVSSDFNDIADVELLRGPQGTLFGKNTTAGAVIINTLKPSFDLGATAEASVGNFGFHEFKASVTGPLIADKLAIRLSGFYSDRDGTYHNIFNGKDQNARQGWGIRGQLLATPTDNLTIRLIGTHGRQSFPTISPVILSVYNPAALQARMAAAGYTLLTSNAKDRLINIDSPLNAQTKLDSASGQIDLGLGKLGDLTSITAYEAWSCFTNNDNDYTQLDALADYGSCNKEHQFSQELRWASPKDQPIEVTVGGFLSRQRLQVDSRVRFGTQYHIWAANPSATQFPTIGGKTWAQGAYASKLTGAGFRSQAVFHTDTDALFGNVTWHPDAARRLAIDIGLRQTWERRSQLYDGVVASNPGGLTTAQLNALSPSGANAQLGHVDTSLKDSSLSGEVGINYKVTSDFFVYGKYARGNKSAGFNLLPYNSTNPDSGVASAIALGAAQTVKGETADNFEIGFKSEFFDRKVLLNVTAFHTKVRDYQANQAVGVGNTALKFLANVGSLTSKGVEIEAQTWLFPGFHTKGFIAYDKATYSSFHNSVCPGQSTALTCDLTGRQVAWAPEWTADLTADYTQRVTDDVKLYGLVDVNWRSKQNTTITLDPAAEIKGYALASVRVGTLLMNDRLDLQVWVENLFDKAYYINLLGYTKSTGIIQGYPGNPRTFGLTARVKL, from the coding sequence ATGCTGTCTGCCAGCCTTCTGGCTCTTGCATCGGTGGCACAGGCGGAAACGCCGGCCCGCGCCGATGCCGATACCCCCGTTGCGAGCACGGCGGAGGACGCCGAGGCGCCGCAGGACATCACCGTTGTCGCGCGCAAGAAATCCGAAAATGCGCAGCAGGTGCCGATCCCCATCACCGTGATCGGCGCGGCCGAACTGACCCGGCAGAACCTGGTCAACTTCACCAATTTCCAGGTCAAGTTTCCGTCCTTCTCGGTCTATCTGACCAACCCGAAGCAGCTCAACCTCGGCATCCGCGGCATCGGCAACAACGGCTTCAACACCGACGGCATCGACGGATCGGTCGGCATCTTCGTCGACGGCGTGTACACCGGCCGCCAGGGCATGGTGTCGAGCGACTTCAACGATATTGCCGATGTCGAGCTGCTGCGCGGACCGCAGGGCACGCTGTTCGGCAAGAACACCACGGCGGGCGCCGTGATCATCAACACGCTGAAGCCGAGCTTCGACCTCGGCGCCACGGCCGAGGCAAGCGTCGGCAATTTCGGTTTCCATGAATTCAAGGCGAGCGTCACCGGCCCGCTGATCGCCGACAAGCTCGCGATTCGCCTCTCCGGCTTCTACAGCGACCGCGACGGCACCTATCACAACATCTTCAACGGCAAGGACCAGAATGCCCGCCAGGGCTGGGGCATTCGCGGACAGTTGCTCGCGACGCCGACCGACAACCTCACCATCCGCCTGATCGGCACGCATGGACGGCAGAGCTTCCCGACCATCTCCCCGGTGATCCTGTCGGTCTATAACCCCGCCGCGCTGCAGGCGCGCATGGCGGCGGCCGGCTACACACTGCTCACCAGCAACGCCAAGGACCGGCTGATCAACATCGACAGTCCGCTCAACGCGCAGACCAAGCTCGATTCAGCCAGCGGCCAGATCGACCTGGGCCTGGGCAAGCTGGGCGACCTGACCTCGATCACCGCCTATGAGGCATGGTCCTGCTTCACCAACAACGACAACGACTATACCCAGCTCGACGCGCTGGCCGATTACGGATCGTGCAACAAGGAGCATCAGTTCTCGCAGGAACTGCGCTGGGCGAGCCCGAAGGACCAGCCGATCGAGGTAACGGTCGGCGGCTTCCTCAGCCGCCAGCGGCTTCAGGTGGATTCGCGCGTCCGCTTCGGCACGCAATATCACATCTGGGCGGCCAACCCCTCCGCCACGCAGTTCCCGACGATCGGCGGCAAGACCTGGGCGCAGGGTGCCTATGCCTCGAAGCTGACCGGTGCCGGCTTCCGTAGCCAGGCGGTGTTCCATACCGACACCGATGCGCTGTTCGGCAACGTCACCTGGCATCCCGACGCGGCGCGCCGCCTCGCCATCGATATCGGCCTTCGCCAGACCTGGGAGCGCCGCTCGCAGCTGTATGACGGCGTCGTCGCCTCGAACCCCGGCGGCCTGACCACCGCGCAGCTCAACGCCCTGTCGCCGAGCGGCGCGAACGCCCAGCTCGGCCATGTCGACACCAGCCTGAAGGACAGCTCGCTGTCAGGCGAAGTCGGCATCAACTACAAGGTCACGTCCGACTTCTTCGTCTACGGCAAATATGCGCGCGGCAACAAATCCGCGGGCTTCAACCTGCTGCCGTACAACTCGACCAACCCGGATTCGGGCGTCGCCTCGGCCATCGCGCTTGGCGCGGCGCAGACCGTGAAAGGCGAAACCGCGGACAATTTCGAGATCGGTTTCAAGAGCGAGTTCTTCGACCGCAAGGTCCTGCTGAACGTCACGGCCTTCCACACCAAGGTGCGCGACTATCAGGCGAACCAGGCAGTGGGCGTTGGCAATACGGCGCTCAAGTTCCTGGCGAATGTCGGCTCGCTGACGTCGAAGGGAGTCGAGATCGAAGCCCAGACCTGGCTGTTCCCCGGTTTCCATACCAAGGGTTTCATCGCCTATGACAAGGCGACCTATTCGTCCTTCCACAATTCGGTCTGCCCGGGCCAGTCGACCGCGCTGACCTGCGACCTGACCGGCCGCCAGGTGGCATGGGCACCCGAATGGACCGCCGACCTCACGGCGGACTATACCCAGCGCGTCACCGACGACGTGAAGCTCTATGGCCTGGTCGACGTCAACTGGCGCTCGAAGCAGAACACCACGATCACGCTGGATCCGGCGGCCGAGATCAAGGGCTATGCCCTGGCCAGCGTTCGTGTCGGCACATTGCTGATGAACGACCGGCTCGATCTGCAGGTCTGGGTCGAGAACCTGTTCGACAAGGCGTATTACATCAACCTGCTCGGCTACACGAAGTCGACCGGCATCATCCAGGGCTATCCGGGCAACCCCCGCACCTTCGGCCTTACCGCCCGGGTGAAGCTGTAA
- a CDS encoding MgtC/SapB family protein — protein sequence MSELTTTGHDFLIILAKLAAAFLFGGLIGFERQIRQRNAGLRTMVLVAVGAAAFVHLGGRLFGGEGETRIIAYVVSGIGFLGAGVIMKEGAQVRGLNTAATLWSSAAVGAFCGSGLIAEAAAVTIVVLAGNTMLRPLVNFINRQPINAATTEAFYRVHVVCAADKVTDARDLLADKLEHLHYPIQSIDVLTDNEDSVELAATLIPTTADSDVLDRVCAELAASPGIEAATWTVSPTL from the coding sequence ATGAGCGAACTCACGACGACGGGCCATGATTTTCTGATCATCCTCGCCAAACTTGCCGCCGCTTTCCTGTTCGGTGGCCTGATCGGCTTCGAACGGCAGATCAGGCAGCGCAATGCCGGTCTGCGCACGATGGTGCTGGTCGCCGTCGGTGCGGCCGCGTTCGTCCATCTCGGGGGGCGGTTGTTCGGGGGAGAGGGGGAGACGCGGATCATCGCCTATGTCGTTTCCGGGATCGGTTTCCTCGGCGCCGGCGTGATCATGAAAGAAGGCGCTCAGGTACGGGGGCTCAACACGGCGGCGACCCTGTGGTCGTCGGCTGCGGTCGGCGCATTCTGCGGCTCGGGCCTGATCGCTGAAGCCGCGGCCGTGACGATCGTCGTGCTGGCGGGAAACACCATGCTGCGGCCCCTGGTCAACTTCATCAACCGCCAGCCGATCAACGCGGCGACTACCGAGGCCTTTTACCGGGTGCATGTCGTATGCGCTGCCGACAAGGTGACTGACGCGCGCGATCTCCTCGCCGACAAGCTCGAGCATCTCCACTACCCGATCCAGTCGATCGACGTGCTGACCGACAATGAAGACAGTGTCGAGCTTGCCGCCACGCTGATCCCGACCACGGCCGACAGCGACGTGCTGGACAGGGTTTGTGCTGAACTGGCGGCGTCGCCGGGGATCGAGGCAGCGACCTGGACGGTCAGCCCTACCTTGTGA
- a CDS encoding carbohydrate porin, with protein sequence MTKFFIRPDVGIRIDAAVPRCVRALTHGRVAITLLAGLAASPAIAQATDPSRDATQDVAIHGQATFTLQGTPGFASPYSGTNSLTPNQARETIDVTLFVGVRPWKGAEIWVNPEIDQGFGLSDTLGVAGFPSAEAYKVGRKAPYFRLQRAFFRQTVDLGGSVETVEATQNQLGGTRTANRLVITAGKFGVGDIFDTNRYAHDPRGDFLNWSLVDTGTFDYAADAWGYSTGIAAEWYQGAWTLRLGAFNLSKIPNGETLETGFGQYQIDAEVEHRHRIAGRDGAVRVTLFRNRGQFGRFDDALALAAATGTIPDTALVRGRRTRLGASVNVEQAVTDSIGLFARAGVADGGVEPYDFTDIDRTASAGAAIDGKGWGRTGDTIGIAAVVNGISAVHQRYLDAGGIGVLVGDGRLPHPGAEAIGELYYSWKPLKPVTVTLDYQLVGNPGYNRDRGPIHVLGLRVHGQF encoded by the coding sequence ATGACCAAATTCTTCATTCGGCCGGATGTCGGCATCAGGATCGACGCCGCTGTGCCGCGCTGCGTTCGAGCCCTGACGCACGGGCGGGTCGCCATCACGCTCCTTGCCGGCCTCGCCGCGTCACCCGCGATCGCGCAGGCGACCGATCCTTCGCGCGACGCGACGCAAGATGTCGCGATCCACGGCCAGGCGACTTTCACGCTGCAGGGAACGCCCGGTTTCGCCTCGCCCTATTCGGGCACCAACAGCCTCACGCCGAACCAGGCGCGGGAAACGATCGACGTCACACTCTTCGTCGGCGTGCGGCCGTGGAAGGGGGCTGAGATCTGGGTGAACCCGGAGATCGACCAGGGCTTCGGCCTGTCGGATACGCTCGGCGTCGCGGGGTTCCCCAGCGCCGAAGCCTATAAGGTCGGCCGCAAGGCACCCTATTTCCGGCTCCAGCGCGCCTTTTTCCGCCAGACGGTCGATCTCGGCGGTTCGGTCGAGACGGTCGAGGCAACGCAGAACCAGCTCGGCGGAACGCGGACGGCCAACCGGCTGGTGATCACCGCCGGAAAATTCGGCGTCGGCGATATCTTCGACACCAACCGCTACGCGCATGATCCGCGCGGCGATTTCCTCAACTGGTCGCTCGTCGATACCGGCACCTTCGATTATGCCGCCGACGCCTGGGGCTATTCAACCGGCATCGCGGCCGAATGGTATCAGGGTGCGTGGACGTTGCGGCTCGGCGCCTTCAACCTCTCCAAGATCCCCAATGGCGAAACGCTTGAGACCGGGTTCGGCCAGTATCAGATCGATGCCGAGGTGGAGCATCGCCACCGGATCGCCGGTCGCGATGGTGCGGTGCGGGTCACTCTCTTCCGCAATCGCGGGCAGTTCGGCCGGTTCGACGATGCCCTGGCGCTGGCCGCGGCGACCGGTACGATCCCGGATACCGCGCTGGTGCGCGGCCGGCGCACGCGCCTGGGCGCCAGCGTGAATGTCGAACAGGCAGTCACCGACAGCATCGGCCTGTTCGCGCGCGCCGGCGTGGCCGATGGCGGGGTGGAACCCTATGATTTCACCGATATCGACCGGACTGCGTCGGCCGGTGCCGCGATCGACGGCAAGGGCTGGGGCCGGACCGGAGACACGATCGGGATCGCGGCGGTCGTCAACGGCATCTCGGCTGTCCACCAGCGCTATCTTGATGCCGGCGGCATCGGCGTGCTGGTCGGGGACGGCCGCTTGCCGCACCCAGGCGCCGAAGCGATCGGCGAGCTTTATTATAGCTGGAAACCGCTCAAGCCGGTGACGGTGACGCTGGACTATCAGCTCGTCGGCAATCCCGGCTATAACCGGGATCGGGGGCCGATCCATGTCCTCGGGCTACGCGTGCACGGGCAATTCTAG
- a CDS encoding divalent metal cation transporter — MNLQARIASSPRAQLDDAHVGDILGAFGTIAASGAVAGAPWRRRLMTLLAIVGPGLIVMVGDNDAGAFGTYTQAGQNYGTGLLWTLLLLVPVLFVNQEMVLRLGAVTGVGHARLIFERFGRFWGAFSVIDLFLLNALTIVTEFIGVALGLDYLGLPRVWGVIAAAVMVIAAASTGSFRRFERFMMVLVLGSLLLVPIALQVHPPAGQIARDFFIPGMPKGGNLADVMLLIIAIVGTTVAPWQLFFQQSYVVDKRIGPRFITYEKVDLWIGIVLVIIGGVAMMAFSAAAFQGTAQAGNFTDAAAVAHGLEAHAGPLMGKLFAIALIDASIIGAAAVSLSTAYAIGDVFEINHSLHRSPAQAIGFYLVFAGLIAIAAVLVLVPGTPLGLLTNAVQTLAGVLLPSATVFLLLLCNDEAVLGPWRNGPWLNLFTGAVIAVLVMLSVILTVSVLFPAMGASVILTILGGGSAVSLAIWLALTMMKRGRRQVIDRTGRADWRMPALSLLAPPRLGTRERLWMGVLRLYLVVAGGLVLFRIVHLALSRHQ; from the coding sequence ATGAATCTCCAAGCACGTATCGCGTCGTCACCGCGCGCGCAGCTCGACGACGCGCATGTCGGCGATATCCTGGGCGCCTTCGGCACGATCGCGGCCAGCGGTGCCGTCGCCGGGGCGCCTTGGCGGCGGCGTCTGATGACGCTGCTCGCCATCGTCGGCCCCGGGCTCATCGTCATGGTGGGGGACAATGATGCCGGTGCGTTCGGCACCTATACGCAGGCCGGCCAGAATTACGGCACCGGCCTGTTGTGGACATTGCTGCTGCTGGTGCCGGTGCTGTTCGTCAACCAGGAGATGGTGCTCCGCCTGGGCGCGGTCACTGGCGTCGGCCATGCCCGGCTGATCTTCGAGCGTTTCGGGCGCTTCTGGGGCGCCTTCAGCGTCATCGATCTCTTCCTCCTCAATGCGCTCACCATCGTCACCGAATTCATCGGCGTGGCGCTTGGGCTCGACTATCTCGGCCTGCCCAGGGTCTGGGGCGTGATCGCCGCAGCCGTCATGGTGATCGCTGCTGCAAGCACGGGCAGTTTCCGCAGGTTCGAACGCTTCATGATGGTGCTGGTGCTCGGCAGTCTGCTGCTCGTGCCGATTGCGCTTCAGGTGCATCCGCCAGCCGGCCAGATCGCGCGCGATTTCTTCATTCCGGGCATGCCGAAGGGCGGCAATCTCGCGGATGTGATGTTGCTGATCATCGCCATTGTCGGCACGACGGTCGCGCCTTGGCAGCTGTTCTTCCAGCAGAGCTATGTCGTCGACAAGCGGATCGGCCCGCGTTTCATCACCTATGAAAAGGTCGATCTATGGATCGGTATCGTCCTCGTCATCATTGGTGGCGTTGCGATGATGGCCTTCTCCGCCGCGGCCTTCCAGGGCACTGCCCAGGCTGGCAACTTCACGGATGCCGCCGCCGTCGCCCACGGCCTTGAAGCGCATGCCGGTCCGCTGATGGGCAAGCTCTTTGCCATCGCGCTGATCGATGCCTCGATCATCGGCGCCGCGGCTGTCTCGCTCAGCACCGCCTATGCGATCGGCGATGTCTTCGAGATCAACCATTCGCTGCATCGCAGCCCGGCCCAGGCGATCGGTTTCTATCTTGTCTTCGCGGGGCTGATCGCGATTGCGGCAGTCCTCGTGCTGGTCCCGGGCACGCCGCTGGGGCTTCTCACCAATGCGGTCCAGACGCTGGCGGGCGTGCTGCTGCCCAGCGCGACGGTCTTCCTGCTGCTGCTCTGCAATGACGAGGCGGTGCTTGGTCCCTGGCGCAACGGGCCGTGGCTCAACCTCTTCACCGGGGCTGTCATTGCGGTGCTGGTGATGCTGTCGGTGATCCTGACCGTCTCGGTCCTGTTCCCTGCCATGGGGGCGTCAGTCATCCTCACCATCCTGGGTGGAGGCTCGGCAGTGTCGCTCGCGATCTGGCTCGCGCTGACGATGATGAAGCGCGGGCGGCGTCAGGTGATCGACCGGACCGGCCGGGCGGACTGGCGGATGCCGGCGCTTTCTCTCCTGGCGCCACCCCGGCTTGGTACGCGCGAGCGGCTGTGGATGGGCGTGTTGCGGCTCTACCTGGTCGTCGCTGGCGGCCTCGTGCTGTTCCGCATCGTCCATCTTGCCCTCTCTCGGCATCAGTGA
- a CDS encoding metal/formaldehyde-sensitive transcriptional repressor has translation MSHVEKEKKKLLNRLKRLKGQIEAIERAIEEDRECARVLQQATACRGALDGFIGEVIEDHIREHMLDPAAPQGDPRTQAAEELIEIVHAYIT, from the coding sequence GTGAGCCATGTCGAAAAGGAAAAGAAGAAGCTGCTCAACCGCCTCAAACGGCTGAAGGGCCAGATCGAGGCGATCGAGCGCGCGATCGAGGAGGATCGCGAGTGCGCGCGCGTGCTTCAACAAGCGACGGCCTGCCGCGGCGCGCTCGACGGATTCATCGGCGAGGTGATCGAGGATCATATCCGGGAGCACATGCTCGACCCCGCCGCACCGCAGGGCGACCCGCGGACACAAGCAGCCGAGGAACTCATAGAGATCGTCCATGCCTATATCACCTGA
- a CDS encoding TonB family protein — MVAAPAMAQLVSVEISYPPAELKAGIQGVTGFEVDLAKNGKVIRCRITQTSGNANLDKQTCIQLRETGVFKPGVDATGQPIKSTYESKLHWTIPRPTP; from the coding sequence ATGGTCGCCGCGCCAGCCATGGCTCAACTCGTATCTGTAGAGATAAGCTATCCGCCTGCTGAACTCAAAGCTGGTATTCAAGGTGTCACAGGCTTCGAAGTCGATCTCGCAAAGAACGGCAAAGTGATCAGATGCAGGATAACGCAAACGAGTGGAAACGCCAATCTCGACAAACAGACTTGCATTCAGCTTCGAGAAACCGGAGTGTTTAAACCGGGTGTGGATGCAACAGGTCAGCCGATCAAATCAACTTACGAGAGCAAATTGCATTGGACCATTCCGCGCCCAACTCCGTAG
- a CDS encoding TetR/AcrR family transcriptional regulator yields the protein MSTSKSDLPKKAYHHGDLRSALVEAGLRLLEARTADDLSLREVARAVGVSATAVYRHFPDKGALMAALAGEGLARLAEAQHAVFDAAGGGVAGFNASGAAYVRFALANPGLFRLIFANPESSPHSLHEDEKRDEDDAMAFLRANAAMVAEGKGGDAQVIALQAWALVHGLSMLMLDGQIPVDDSLIDRVIDVRTLHPK from the coding sequence GTGTCAACATCCAAATCCGACCTGCCGAAAAAGGCCTATCATCACGGCGACCTGCGCTCGGCGCTGGTCGAGGCCGGGCTCAGATTATTGGAGGCGCGCACCGCCGACGATCTGTCGCTGCGCGAGGTTGCGCGCGCCGTCGGGGTGAGCGCGACAGCGGTCTATCGTCATTTCCCGGACAAGGGGGCGCTGATGGCGGCGCTGGCAGGGGAGGGGCTTGCCCGGCTGGCTGAGGCGCAGCACGCCGTCTTCGACGCGGCAGGCGGCGGCGTCGCGGGATTCAACGCCTCGGGTGCCGCCTATGTCCGCTTCGCGCTCGCCAATCCCGGGCTGTTCCGCCTGATCTTCGCCAATCCCGAGTCGTCCCCGCATTCGCTGCACGAAGACGAGAAACGGGACGAGGACGATGCGATGGCCTTCCTGCGCGCCAATGCGGCGATGGTGGCCGAGGGGAAGGGCGGCGACGCGCAGGTCATCGCGCTTCAGGCCTGGGCGCTCGTCCATGGGCTGTCGATGCTGATGCTCGACGGCCAGATTCCGGTCGACGATTCGCTGATCGACCGGGTGATCGACGTGCGGACACTTCACCCCAAATAG
- a CDS encoding carotenoid oxygenase family protein yields the protein MASIIETAIRSTVTKGIGVVAEFNRKRMDVATDHPFLTGIHEPMREELTLEDLPVTGTIPAALDGRYLRIGPNPINPDPAGHHWFTGDGMVHGIAVKDGKALWYRNRWIRSKKAAAAMGVPAAPGPRHGVSDNVNTNVLGIAGRTFALVEAGSYPVELSDTLEEQTFNPFDDTLAGSFTAHPHLDPLTGEQHAIAYDATSPEVVRHVVISPEGKVIREEPIAVKHGPSIHDCAITARYALVLDLPVTFSMKALIGGHTFPYRWNPEHQARIGLLPRTASGDETIWVDVDPCYIFHVANAFDTAAGKVILDAVVYDTMFADSAVGPDATSRGLERWTIDPVTKTVERRTIDSTPQEFPRPDERRFGQSYRYAWTMGLPNKDQAFIGETFILKHDLETGAREVHEFGEGRYPGEFVFVPSSPEAAEGDGWLIGLVVDLPNETTDLVIIDAQAFADAPVASIRIPHRVPPGFHGNWVAAA from the coding sequence ATGGCAAGCATCATCGAAACCGCAATCCGCAGCACGGTGACCAAGGGCATCGGCGTGGTCGCCGAGTTCAACCGCAAGCGGATGGACGTGGCGACCGACCATCCCTTCCTGACCGGCATCCACGAGCCGATGCGCGAGGAACTGACGCTTGAGGACCTGCCCGTCACCGGCACGATCCCCGCCGCGCTCGACGGCCGCTATCTTCGGATCGGCCCGAACCCGATCAATCCGGATCCCGCCGGCCATCACTGGTTCACCGGCGACGGCATGGTCCACGGCATCGCGGTCAAGGACGGCAAGGCGCTGTGGTATCGCAACCGCTGGATCCGGTCGAAAAAGGCCGCCGCCGCCATGGGCGTGCCCGCCGCGCCGGGGCCGCGCCACGGCGTGTCGGACAATGTGAACACCAATGTGCTGGGCATTGCCGGGCGCACCTTCGCGCTGGTCGAGGCGGGCAGCTATCCGGTCGAGCTGTCGGACACGCTCGAGGAGCAGACCTTCAACCCGTTCGACGACACGCTGGCGGGCAGCTTTACCGCGCATCCGCATCTCGACCCGCTGACCGGGGAGCAGCACGCGATCGCCTATGACGCGACCAGTCCGGAAGTCGTGCGCCATGTGGTCATCTCGCCCGAGGGCAAGGTGATCCGCGAGGAGCCGATCGCCGTGAAGCACGGACCGTCGATCCACGACTGCGCGATCACGGCACGCTATGCGCTGGTGCTCGACCTGCCAGTGACCTTTTCGATGAAGGCGCTGATCGGCGGCCACACATTCCCCTATCGGTGGAACCCGGAGCATCAGGCGCGGATCGGGCTGCTGCCGAGGACCGCCAGCGGCGACGAGACGATCTGGGTGGATGTCGACCCCTGCTACATCTTCCATGTCGCCAATGCGTTCGACACCGCGGCCGGCAAGGTGATCCTCGACGCGGTGGTTTATGACACGATGTTCGCGGACAGCGCCGTCGGGCCGGACGCAACGTCGCGCGGGCTTGAACGCTGGACGATCGACCCGGTGACGAAGACCGTCGAGCGCCGCACGATCGATTCGACGCCGCAGGAATTCCCGCGCCCGGACGAGCGGCGCTTCGGCCAGTCCTATCGTTATGCCTGGACGATGGGACTGCCGAACAAGGACCAGGCATTCATCGGCGAGACCTTCATCCTCAAGCACGATCTGGAGACGGGCGCGCGCGAAGTGCATGAGTTCGGCGAAGGCCGCTATCCGGGCGAATTCGTGTTCGTACCCTCCTCCCCCGAAGCGGCCGAAGGCGATGGGTGGCTGATCGGGCTGGTCGTCGACCTGCCGAACGAGACGACGGATCTCGTCATCATCGACGCACAGGCCTTTGCCGACGCACCGGTTGCGAGCATCCGTATCCCGCACCGAGTCCCACCCGGGTTCCATGGAAACTGGGTGGCCGCAGCCTAG
- a CDS encoding 3-deoxy-7-phosphoheptulonate synthase class II, producing the protein MAAKWAPDSWTKAEARQLPTYPDTAALDAATETLASFPPLVFAGEARNLTADLARVVEGKAFLLQGGDCAESFAEHSANNIRDTFRVILQMAVVLTFASKLPVVKLGRMAGQFAKPRSADTEVQDGVELPAYRGDIVNDIAFTADGRAPDPQRMIRAYSQSAATLNLLRAFAGGGYANLAQVHRWTHDFMGRSPWAKKFSETADRIGEALEFMAACGINPETVPQLAETHFYTSHEALLLKYEQALTRQDSLTGDWYDTSAHFLWIGDRTRFEGSAHVEYLRGIGNPIGMKCGPSLEPDALLRMLDTLNPARIPGRMTLITRYGHDKIEAGLPKLVRAVLREGHPVVWSCDPMHGNVIKAANGYKTRPFDRILAEVRGFFAVHRAEGSIAGGIHAEMTGQNVTECTGGAVDVTEQSLADRYHTHCDPRLNAGQSLELAFLLAEMLNVEMAERRRAAA; encoded by the coding sequence ATGGCCGCAAAATGGGCCCCCGACAGCTGGACCAAGGCCGAAGCACGTCAGCTTCCGACCTATCCCGACACCGCCGCGCTCGATGCGGCGACCGAGACCCTGGCCAGCTTTCCCCCGCTCGTCTTCGCCGGCGAGGCGCGCAACCTGACCGCCGACCTGGCGCGAGTCGTCGAGGGCAAGGCATTCCTGCTGCAGGGCGGCGACTGCGCCGAATCCTTCGCGGAGCATAGCGCGAACAACATCCGCGACACGTTCCGCGTGATCCTGCAGATGGCGGTCGTCCTGACCTTCGCGTCGAAGCTGCCGGTGGTAAAGCTAGGCCGCATGGCCGGCCAGTTCGCCAAGCCGCGGTCGGCCGATACCGAGGTGCAGGACGGCGTCGAGCTGCCCGCCTATCGCGGCGACATCGTCAACGATATCGCCTTCACCGCCGATGGCCGCGCACCCGACCCGCAGCGCATGATCCGCGCCTATAGCCAGTCGGCGGCGACGCTGAACCTGCTGCGCGCCTTTGCCGGCGGCGGCTATGCCAATCTGGCGCAGGTGCATCGCTGGACCCATGACTTCATGGGCCGCAGCCCCTGGGCGAAGAAATTCTCCGAGACCGCCGACCGGATCGGCGAGGCGCTCGAGTTCATGGCCGCCTGCGGGATCAACCCGGAGACGGTGCCACAGCTTGCCGAGACTCATTTCTACACCAGCCACGAGGCGCTGCTGCTCAAGTACGAGCAGGCGCTGACCCGGCAGGATTCGCTGACCGGCGACTGGTACGACACCAGCGCGCATTTCCTGTGGATCGGCGACCGCACCCGCTTCGAGGGATCGGCGCATGTCGAATATCTGCGCGGGATCGGCAACCCGATCGGCATGAAGTGCGGCCCGAGCCTTGAGCCTGACGCGCTGCTGCGCATGCTCGACACGCTCAACCCGGCACGCATTCCTGGCCGGATGACGCTGATCACGCGCTATGGCCATGACAAGATCGAGGCCGGCCTGCCCAAGCTGGTCCGCGCGGTGCTGCGCGAGGGCCATCCGGTGGTGTGGAGTTGCGACCCGATGCACGGCAACGTGATCAAGGCGGCGAACGGCTACAAGACGCGGCCGTTCGACCGGATCCTGGCCGAAGTGCGCGGCTTCTTCGCGGTACACCGCGCCGAGGGCAGCATCGCGGGCGGCATCCATGCCGAGATGACCGGGCAGAATGTCACCGAATGCACCGGCGGCGCGGTCGATGTGACCGAGCAGTCGCTGGCAGACAGGTATCACACGCATTGCGACCCGCGACTCAACGCCGGCCAGAGCCTGGAACTGGCGTTCCTGCTGGCGGAGATGCTGAACGTCGAGATGGCGGAGCGGCGTCGCGCTGCGGCCTGA